The Methyloceanibacter sp. wino2 nucleotide sequence ACATCAAGGGCTCACTGCCCAAGGGGAGCGATACGGCGGCGGCGGAAGCTGTCGGCAAACTCGTTGCCGAGCGTGCAGTGAAGGCCGGTGTCAAGGACGTGGTCTTCGACCGCGGCTCCTACATCTATCACGGGCGCGTAAAGGCGCTCGCAGACGCGGCCCGCGAGGCGGGTCTGAACTTTTAGGGTATTCGGAAAGGATCGACCGTGGCACGAGGCCCGCAAGGTAGAGACCGCGATCGCGACGATCGCGACAGCGAATTCGTCGACAAGCTGGTTCACATCAACCGCGTCGCCAAGGTGGTGAAGGGCGGACGGCGTTTCGGTTTTGCCGCGCTGGTCGTTGTCGGCGATCAGAAGGGCCGGGTCGGTTTCGGCCACGGCAAGGCGCGCGAAGTGCCGGAGGCAATCCGCAAGGCGACGGAATCTGCGAAGCGCAACCTGGTCAAGGTGCCCTTGCGCGAGGGCCGGACGCTGCACCACGACGTGCGCGGACAGCATGGCGCGGGCAAGGTGATCCTGCGC carries:
- the rplR gene encoding 50S ribosomal protein L18 — translated: MGTLNNSTVRRARRVRHSLKRAANGRARLSVFRSSKHIYAQVIDDREGKTLAFASSLDKDIKGSLPKGSDTAAAEAVGKLVAERAVKAGVKDVVFDRGSYIYHGRVKALADAAREAGLNF
- the rpsE gene encoding 30S ribosomal protein S5, translating into MARGPQGRDRDRDDRDSEFVDKLVHINRVAKVVKGGRRFGFAALVVVGDQKGRVGFGHGKAREVPEAIRKATESAKRNLVKVPLREGRTLHHDVRGQHGAGKVILRAAPPGTGIIAGGPMRAVFETLGIQDVVAKSLGSSNPYNMVRATFDALRHEDSPRGVAARRGKKVSEIVSRRRDQAGDGAEAQA